The following are encoded in a window of Blattabacterium cuenoti genomic DNA:
- the speB gene encoding agmatinase, translating to MKKKTFAKIPIKYATLKTSQIILIPVPYDYTGTWKKGSKKGPKAFLDASEHMELYDIETNSEVYKRGIFLVNPFVNSSISSREMVKKVYNVTKKYLLKEKFITFIGGEHSISIGSIRAFGEKYTNMSILHMDAHADLRPIYNGDPYNHACSMHEASTKYPVIQIGIRSMDISEKSYIQNGNIFYFHEIYQNDLWMKKAIKRLSENVFLSIDIDVLDPSIAPSTGTPEPGGLSWYTTLKFLKMVFQKKKIIGFDIVELLPNEREFSTDFLVVKLYYKLLSYKYELITYQS from the coding sequence ATGAAAAAAAAAACATTCGCAAAAATTCCTATAAAATATGCAACTCTTAAAACATCTCAAATAATCCTTATTCCTGTTCCATACGATTATACAGGGACATGGAAAAAAGGATCTAAAAAAGGACCTAAAGCTTTTTTAGATGCCTCAGAACATATGGAATTATATGATATAGAAACTAATTCTGAAGTATACAAAAGAGGAATTTTTCTTGTTAACCCTTTTGTAAATTCTTCAATTTCTTCCAGAGAAATGGTAAAAAAAGTTTATAATGTTACTAAAAAGTATCTTTTAAAAGAAAAATTTATTACTTTCATTGGTGGAGAACATTCCATTTCCATAGGAAGTATCAGAGCTTTTGGAGAAAAATATACTAATATGAGTATTCTTCATATGGATGCACATGCAGATTTACGTCCTATCTATAATGGAGATCCTTATAATCATGCATGTTCTATGCATGAAGCCTCTACAAAATATCCTGTAATACAGATAGGAATTCGAAGTATGGATATTTCAGAAAAATCGTACATCCAAAATGGGAACATCTTTTATTTTCATGAAATTTATCAAAATGATTTATGGATGAAAAAAGCTATTAAAAGACTATCTGAAAATGTATTTTTAAGCATAGATATAGATGTTCTTGATCCAAGCATAGCGCCTTCTACAGGAACTCCAGAACCAGGAGGTTTATCTTGGTACACAACTTTAAAATTTTTGAAAATGGTTTTTCAAAAGAAAAAAATTATAGGTTTTGATATTGTAGAACTTTTACCAAATGAACGAGAATTTTCTACAGATTTTTTAGTCGTTAAACTTTATTATAAACTATTGTCATACAAATATGAATTAATAACTTATCAATCATGA
- the cmk gene encoding (d)CMP kinase, with the protein MNQKMIITIDGYSSSGKSTLSQALSKKLSYSHIDTGAMYRSITLLAIRKKIFNSDLWNVKNFIPILNNINFQFKWNKKLNQTEIFLNQENVQSEIKSIEVTDKVSFIARIPEIREKLSEIQKKFGNQKGVIMEGRDMGYRIFPHSELKIFMKGSINVRAHRRYQDFQKKGKKVSYEEIRRNIFHRDMMDISRKVSPLQKPIDSVEIDNTFLNVEKQLDLVLQLVDKIRKKKKI; encoded by the coding sequence ATGAATCAAAAAATGATCATAACTATAGATGGATATTCTTCTTCTGGAAAAAGTACTTTATCTCAAGCGCTTTCTAAGAAATTATCATACTCCCATATAGATACTGGAGCTATGTATAGAAGTATTACTTTGTTAGCTATTAGAAAAAAAATTTTCAACAGTGATTTATGGAATGTCAAAAATTTTATACCTATTTTGAATAATATAAATTTCCAATTTAAATGGAATAAAAAATTGAATCAGACAGAAATTTTTTTAAATCAAGAAAACGTTCAATCTGAAATTAAGTCAATAGAAGTGACAGATAAAGTCAGTTTCATCGCAAGAATTCCAGAAATTCGGGAAAAATTATCAGAAATCCAAAAAAAATTTGGGAATCAAAAAGGGGTTATTATGGAAGGAAGAGACATGGGGTATAGAATTTTTCCTCATTCAGAATTAAAAATATTTATGAAAGGATCTATAAATGTTCGCGCTCATAGAAGATATCAAGATTTTCAAAAAAAAGGAAAAAAAGTTTCTTATGAAGAAATACGAAGAAACATTTTTCATAGAGATATGATGGACATTTCTCGTAAAGTTTCTCCACTTCAAAAACCTATAGATTCCGTAGAAATAGATAATACATTTCTTAATGTTGAAAAACAGTTAGATCTTGTACTTCAATTGGTAGATAAGATTAGAAAAAAAAAGAAAATATGA